A window of the Pseudocalidococcus azoricus BACA0444 genome harbors these coding sequences:
- the grrM gene encoding cyclophane-forming radical SAM/SPASM peptide maturase GrrM/OscB: MPTQSELSQGGEADVPNFGPLRLLVLQPTSFCNLDCDYCYLPNRHLHNRLDLDLIRPIFERIFTSPFAREHFTICWHAGEPLSVPVDYYRQAFDLIQATSDEFNEQGITFDISFQTNGLLINPAWCQLFQDYPVHVGVSIDGPAFLHDAHRQTRTGLGSHQGVMRGIQCLHDHDIYPSVIAVLTADSLDYPDEIYEFFDQHQLRDVGFNMEETEGVHERSSLDKTGMELRYRQFMERFWELVTASQGNFRVREFESMCNLIYTNDRLTQTDMNYPFVILNVDYQGNFSTFDPELLSVKTERYGDFILGNVLTDRLVDVCQTPKFQQIYGDMQAGVAQCRATCDYFGLCGGGAGSNKYWENGTFNSTETLACRYRTQAIADLVIEKLETSLGLAPV; the protein is encoded by the coding sequence ATGCCAACCCAGTCAGAGTTGAGCCAAGGTGGCGAGGCAGATGTGCCCAACTTTGGCCCCTTACGGTTATTGGTGCTGCAGCCGACTTCCTTTTGTAATCTGGATTGTGATTATTGTTATCTGCCCAATCGTCACCTCCACAATCGCCTGGACTTGGATTTAATTCGGCCAATTTTTGAGCGTATCTTTACTAGCCCCTTTGCCCGTGAGCATTTCACCATTTGTTGGCACGCTGGGGAACCTTTATCTGTCCCGGTGGATTACTATCGCCAGGCCTTTGACTTGATCCAGGCCACAAGTGATGAATTTAACGAGCAGGGGATTACGTTTGATATTTCCTTTCAAACCAATGGACTTTTAATCAACCCGGCCTGGTGTCAACTATTTCAGGATTATCCGGTTCATGTGGGGGTGAGCATTGACGGGCCAGCCTTTCTCCATGATGCCCATCGCCAAACCCGCACTGGCCTGGGGAGTCATCAAGGGGTGATGCGGGGAATTCAATGCCTCCATGACCATGATATTTATCCCTCCGTGATTGCCGTTTTAACCGCAGACTCCCTAGATTATCCTGATGAAATTTATGAATTTTTTGACCAGCATCAGTTGCGGGATGTGGGCTTCAATATGGAAGAAACCGAGGGGGTGCATGAACGCTCATCCCTGGATAAAACCGGCATGGAACTACGCTATCGGCAATTTATGGAGCGGTTTTGGGAGTTAGTCACCGCCAGTCAAGGGAATTTTCGGGTGCGGGAATTTGAGTCCATGTGCAATTTGATCTATACCAATGACCGCCTCACACAAACCGATATGAATTACCCCTTTGTGATTCTGAATGTGGATTATCAAGGGAACTTTTCCACCTTTGATCCAGAGTTACTATCGGTCAAAACAGAACGCTATGGTGACTTTATTTTGGGTAATGTTCTGACTGATCGTTTAGTAGATGTTTGTCAGACCCCTAAGTTTCAACAGATTTATGGGGATATGCAGGCCGGGGTGGCCCAATGTCGAGCCACTTGTGATTATTTTGGCCTGTGTGGGGGTGGAGCGGGCAGTAATAAATATTGGGAAAACGGCACCTTTAATTCCACCGAAACCCTGGCCTGCCGTTATCGTACCCAAGCCATTGCCGATTTAGTCATTGAGAAACTGGAAACATCCCTTGGCCTGGCTCCTGTTTAG